Proteins from a genomic interval of Chromatiales bacterium:
- a CDS encoding CDP-alcohol phosphatidyltransferase family protein, whose amino-acid sequence MSHDENLIDNRRPIAARSSAWAQRTAAWLARSRVTPNQISVLSVAFAAAGAALLARNPGAWALVGCALAIQARLICNLLDGMVAVEGGRKSALGQIYNEFPDRIADSLLIVALGYGIGLPWLGWFGALAAALTAYVRVFGGSLGFAQDFRGPMAKQHRMAVLTVACILGAIELPWLGSRHTLTAAAIAIAVGAVLTCVTRTLAIARQLGHA is encoded by the coding sequence ATGAGCCACGACGAAAACCTCATCGACAATCGCCGCCCGATCGCGGCGCGTTCCAGCGCCTGGGCGCAGCGCACGGCGGCCTGGCTGGCCCGCTCGCGCGTGACACCCAATCAGATCTCGGTGCTCAGCGTCGCATTCGCCGCCGCCGGCGCGGCGCTGCTGGCGCGCAACCCCGGCGCCTGGGCGCTCGTCGGCTGCGCGCTTGCGATCCAGGCGCGACTCATCTGCAACCTGCTCGACGGCATGGTCGCGGTCGAGGGCGGTCGCAAGTCCGCGCTCGGACAGATCTACAACGAGTTCCCGGATCGTATCGCCGATTCGCTGCTGATCGTCGCGCTCGGCTACGGCATCGGCCTGCCGTGGCTGGGCTGGTTCGGCGCACTGGCCGCGGCACTCACCGCCTATGTGCGGGTGTTCGGCGGATCGCTGGGCTTCGCGCAGGACTTTCGCGGCCCGATGGCCAAGCAGCACCGCATGGCGGTGCTTACGGTGGCCTGCATCCTGGGAGCAATCGAGCTGCCCTGGCTCGGCAGCCGCCACACGCTGACGGCGGCGGCGATTGCGATTGCGGTCGGCGCGGTGCTGACCTGCGTCACGCGCACGCTGGCCATCGCACGGCAACTCGGGCACGCCTGA
- a CDS encoding 1-acyl-sn-glycerol-3-phosphate acyltransferase yields the protein MWLSRVLIGVVRALVGAAPRWVGGEPRAAQCIYFANHSSHIDTLALWSALPEPLRVRTRPVAAADYWNRGGIREYIAVHALNAVFIERVRGETHGDPLEPLNAALENGGSLILFPEGTRNRDALPGPFKSGLFHLAERFPDVNLVPVYLENLHRTMPKGTFVPIPLICTVRFGAPLARIAQEPKSEFLERARAAVTALK from the coding sequence ATGTGGCTTTCGCGCGTTCTGATCGGTGTGGTTCGCGCGCTCGTGGGCGCGGCACCGCGCTGGGTCGGCGGCGAACCGAGGGCGGCGCAGTGCATCTACTTTGCGAATCATTCGAGCCACATCGACACGCTCGCGCTGTGGTCGGCACTGCCCGAGCCACTGCGCGTTCGCACCCGGCCGGTCGCCGCGGCCGATTACTGGAACCGCGGCGGCATTCGCGAATACATCGCCGTGCATGCGCTGAACGCGGTGTTCATCGAACGCGTGCGCGGCGAGACGCACGGCGACCCGCTAGAACCGCTGAACGCGGCGCTCGAAAACGGTGGTTCGCTGATCCTGTTTCCCGAGGGCACGCGCAACCGCGACGCCCTGCCGGGGCCCTTCAAATCCGGGCTGTTCCATCTTGCGGAACGCTTCCCCGACGTGAACCTCGTGCCCGTGTATCTTGAGAACCTGCACCGGACCATGCCGAAGGGGACCTTCGTGCCGATTCCACTGATCTGTACCGTGCGTTTCGGCGCGCCGCTCGCGCGGATTGCGCAAGAACCCAAATCCGAATTCCTCGAACGTGCCCGCGCTGCGGTGACCGCACTCAAATGA
- a CDS encoding IPTL-CTERM sorting domain-containing protein produces the protein MGKNDHSAGAKAKKPAGSPKAGLRVAGPKLLAGLGVLAAAAPGTSSALLGSPTDAIDDHYVIRQGQSITAENVTDNDFWNSAGIAVTQTVPAMHGASAISPSGVLSYTPAPGFAGTDTVSYLLNASSGVDNALVTIVVTPPPHVPTLGTAAVAALSGALGWMGLRRRRKDEDEN, from the coding sequence ATGGGCAAGAACGACCACAGCGCCGGCGCTAAGGCGAAGAAACCCGCAGGCAGCCCGAAGGCGGGGCTGCGCGTCGCCGGGCCGAAGCTGCTGGCAGGGCTGGGCGTCCTGGCCGCCGCCGCACCGGGCACAAGCTCGGCGCTGCTCGGCTCGCCGACCGATGCCATTGATGACCACTACGTCATTCGGCAGGGCCAGTCGATCACCGCCGAGAACGTCACGGACAACGACTTCTGGAATTCCGCCGGTATTGCGGTTACGCAAACCGTGCCCGCGATGCACGGCGCATCGGCCATCTCGCCGAGCGGTGTGCTGAGCTACACCCCTGCCCCCGGATTCGCGGGTACGGACACGGTCAGCTACCTACTCAACGCGTCCTCAGGCGTGGACAACGCACTGGTCACGATCGTGGTCACGCCGCCACCACATGTGCCGACGCTCGGCACCGCGGCGGTCGCGGCGCTTTCCGGCGCACTCGGCTGGATGGGCCTGCGTCGCCGTCGCAAGGACGAAGACGAAAACTAG
- a CDS encoding phosphatidate cytidylyltransferase, producing the protein MNAQQKFYWLIGGIVALLAIASIAGRVIRARMQTDDGRAVVDNLIQRTRAWWVMVGVFAVAFLLGKIATIVLFALISFAALREFLTLTPTRAGDYRALSVAFFVLVPVQYYLIAIEWYALFSIFIPVYGFLLLPSLSALAEDTESFLERAAKIQWGVMIAVYCISHVPAILLLEIPGYEGHNALLLFYLLLVVQISDVFQYVFGKLFGKTRIAPVVSPSKTVEGFVGGAASATALGATMWWITPFTPLQAAGMSLAIVLMGFLGGLVLSAVKRSLGAKDWGSMIKGHGGMMDRMDSVSFAAPIFFHLTRYFFTP; encoded by the coding sequence ATGAACGCACAGCAGAAGTTCTACTGGCTGATCGGCGGCATCGTCGCACTGCTCGCGATCGCGTCGATCGCCGGGCGGGTGATCCGCGCGCGCATGCAGACCGACGACGGCCGCGCCGTGGTCGACAACCTGATCCAGCGCACGCGCGCCTGGTGGGTCATGGTCGGCGTGTTCGCGGTGGCCTTCCTGCTCGGCAAGATCGCGACCATCGTGCTGTTCGCGCTGATCTCGTTTGCGGCGCTGCGCGAGTTCCTCACGCTGACACCCACGCGGGCCGGTGACTATCGCGCGCTGTCGGTCGCGTTCTTCGTGCTGGTGCCGGTGCAGTACTACCTGATCGCAATCGAGTGGTATGCGCTGTTCAGCATCTTCATTCCGGTATACGGATTCCTGCTGCTGCCATCGCTGTCGGCGCTCGCCGAGGACACAGAATCATTTCTGGAGCGCGCCGCGAAGATCCAGTGGGGCGTGATGATCGCGGTCTACTGCATCAGTCATGTGCCGGCGATCCTGCTGCTGGAGATCCCAGGCTACGAGGGTCACAACGCGCTTTTGCTGTTCTACCTGCTGCTGGTCGTGCAGATCAGCGACGTGTTTCAGTACGTATTCGGCAAGCTGTTCGGCAAGACGCGCATTGCGCCCGTCGTGAGCCCGTCGAAGACGGTCGAGGGGTTCGTCGGCGGTGCCGCGAGCGCGACCGCACTCGGCGCCACGATGTGGTGGATCACACCGTTCACGCCGCTGCAGGCGGCCGGCATGTCACTGGCGATCGTGCTGATGGGTTTCCTCGGCGGGCTGGTGCTCTCGGCCGTCAAGCGCAGTCTCGGCGCGAAGGACTGGGGCAGCATGATCAAGGGCCATGGCGGCATGATGGACCGCATGGATTCGGTCAGCTTCGCCGCACCGATTTTCTTTCATCTGACGCGATATTTCTTCACGCCCTGA
- a CDS encoding Fic family protein has product MDLPVATFDDRDRYLVSSLIEEAITSSQLEGAATTREEAKAMLRSGRVPRDRSERMIMNNYNAMEAVRQFRDRALTPEIVLALHRVITEGTLENPSAVGRLRRPDERINVVSVDHVTVLHEPPAAESLPNRLERLCAFANASADSGKFVHPVLRAILLHYMLGYDHPFVDGNGRTARAIFYWSMARSGYWLIEYVSISRLLHKAPAQYARAFLHTETDANDTTYFIVHQLEVIEKAIQALHDYLKHKMTEQNAAEKLLRTAPRLANQLNHRQVALLTHALRHASHGYTTMSHKRSHRITQQTARTDLEQLVTLGLLDKGKQGRAFIFHAPADLRQRIEHAATRKR; this is encoded by the coding sequence ATGGATCTGCCTGTCGCGACCTTCGATGACCGTGATCGTTATCTGGTGAGTTCGCTGATCGAGGAAGCGATCACATCCAGCCAACTCGAAGGCGCTGCCACCACGCGCGAGGAAGCCAAGGCGATGCTGCGAAGCGGTCGTGTTCCACGCGACCGCTCCGAGCGAATGATTATGAACAACTACAACGCCATGGAGGCCGTGAGGCAATTTCGCGACAGGGCGCTCACGCCGGAGATTGTCCTGGCGCTGCATCGTGTGATTACAGAAGGGACGCTTGAAAATCCGAGCGCCGTCGGCCGCCTGCGACGGCCAGACGAACGCATTAACGTCGTTTCCGTGGACCACGTCACGGTGCTACACGAGCCACCGGCAGCCGAATCACTGCCAAACCGCCTGGAACGTCTGTGCGCGTTTGCAAACGCGTCCGCAGACAGCGGCAAGTTCGTACACCCGGTGCTTCGCGCCATATTGCTGCACTACATGCTTGGCTACGACCACCCGTTCGTTGATGGCAATGGGCGCACTGCGCGTGCCATCTTCTACTGGAGCATGGCGCGGTCAGGCTACTGGCTGATCGAATACGTCTCGATCTCTCGCCTGCTCCACAAGGCGCCGGCACAATATGCACGCGCCTTTCTGCATACGGAAACCGATGCGAACGACACGACTTATTTCATCGTTCACCAACTGGAAGTGATTGAGAAGGCCATTCAGGCGCTGCATGACTACCTGAAGCACAAGATGACCGAACAAAACGCAGCGGAAAAACTGTTGCGTACGGCTCCGCGTCTGGCGAATCAACTGAACCATCGGCAGGTTGCGCTGCTGACCCATGCGTTGCGCCATGCCAGTCACGGCTATACAACCATGAGCCACAAACGCTCACACCGCATCACCCAGCAGACCGCGCGGACGGACCTCGAACAGCTGGTTACGCTTGGCCTGCTGGACAAGGGCAAACAGGGACGCGCATTCATCTTTCATGCGCCCGCGGATCTCCGCCAACGCATTGAGCACGCCGCAACTCGAAAGCGCTGA
- a CDS encoding ion transporter, producing the protein MTRKRTWEMLSAASAGDRPSRFVDMAIIALIVANVAAVIVGSIPDVEAAWAGPLWAFEVFSVTVFTLEYLLRLWSCAEDPRFAGPRGRWRFAARPMQIIDLLAIVPFYLPFLGVDARVARIFRLFRLIRILKIARYSRAFRMIGRVFVSRREELVLTSITLVFLLLISATLMYYAEHDAQPEAFSSIPATLWWAVVTLTTVGYGDTYPITLLGKVFGGLIASIGIGMVALPAGIISSGFVEQIERRRESPYTQTCPHCGKSLAEATESPDYR; encoded by the coding sequence ATGACACGCAAACGAACCTGGGAAATGCTTTCCGCCGCCAGCGCTGGTGATCGGCCCAGCCGCTTTGTGGACATGGCGATCATCGCGCTGATCGTCGCGAATGTCGCGGCGGTGATCGTCGGCAGCATTCCGGATGTCGAAGCGGCCTGGGCCGGGCCGCTCTGGGCGTTCGAGGTCTTCTCCGTCACGGTCTTCACGCTGGAGTATCTGCTGCGGCTGTGGTCATGCGCGGAAGACCCGCGATTCGCCGGTCCGCGGGGACGCTGGCGTTTTGCCGCGCGACCGATGCAGATCATCGACCTGCTGGCGATCGTGCCGTTCTATCTGCCCTTCCTCGGCGTGGATGCGCGCGTTGCCCGAATTTTCCGGCTGTTCCGCCTGATTCGCATCCTGAAGATTGCGCGCTACTCGCGGGCGTTTCGCATGATCGGTCGTGTGTTCGTCTCGCGGCGCGAAGAACTGGTGCTGACGAGCATCACGCTGGTGTTCCTGTTGCTGATCTCCGCGACCCTGATGTACTACGCGGAACACGATGCCCAGCCCGAGGCGTTCTCGAGCATTCCGGCAACACTCTGGTGGGCGGTCGTGACGCTGACGACAGTGGGCTACGGCGATACCTACCCGATCACGCTGCTCGGCAAGGTCTTTGGCGGACTGATCGCCAGCATTGGCATCGGCATGGTCGCGCTGCCGGCCGGCATCATCAGTTCAGGATTTGTCGAACAGATCGAACGCCGGCGCGAATCACCGTACACGCAAACCTGCCCGCACTGCGGCAAGTCACTCGCCGAGGCGACCGAATCGCCCGACTACCGGTGA
- a CDS encoding glycosyltransferase family 4 protein has protein sequence MSAGIRYCSFLEATGYGLAGIAYVRGLVNAGVPVHWVPVVSNGDAVLRVQPGESVPFLDTLAEDAALRDLPALIAATARPVECDTVVAHTVPEHWPRLFQPDHRNIGYTTWEADALPPHWLPLLERADGVCVPSSLNAQVFRASGIRVPVHTVPHLYRYAWNEFAPAELSEFREQLGIPESHFVFYTIGQWTPRKALDDLLFAFASAFSADDPVTLVVKTGAKGFGAAPYYPEVAVEGLAESVMETAVERSGHEAPAVCLMPFELNGRGIDLLHEIGDCYVSLAHGEGWSLGAFDAATRGTPVVMTGWGGHADFLGSDWPGAVRGGLTNVPVFPPHRPSLWPPQRWAVANLDHAIEQMRLAVTMPEEWRTAAARIAQDITNRFAEPQVTRGFLAAIRG, from the coding sequence TTGTCCGCCGGTATTCGCTACTGCTCGTTCCTGGAGGCCACTGGCTACGGTCTGGCCGGCATCGCCTATGTGCGCGGGCTGGTCAACGCCGGCGTGCCGGTGCACTGGGTGCCGGTGGTTTCCAACGGCGATGCCGTCCTTCGGGTCCAGCCCGGCGAGTCAGTCCCATTTCTGGACACGCTTGCCGAAGATGCGGCGCTGCGTGATCTGCCGGCCCTGATCGCCGCGACTGCGCGCCCGGTCGAATGCGACACCGTCGTCGCGCACACGGTCCCCGAACACTGGCCCCGGCTGTTCCAGCCTGACCACCGCAATATCGGCTACACGACCTGGGAGGCCGACGCGCTGCCGCCGCACTGGCTGCCGTTGCTGGAACGCGCCGATGGCGTGTGCGTGCCCTCCAGCCTGAACGCGCAGGTGTTTCGTGCCTCCGGCATCCGCGTGCCCGTGCACACGGTGCCGCATCTATACCGCTATGCGTGGAATGAGTTCGCGCCTGCCGAGCTCAGCGAGTTCCGCGAACAGCTCGGCATTCCCGAATCGCACTTCGTGTTCTACACGATCGGGCAGTGGACGCCACGCAAGGCGCTGGACGACCTGCTGTTCGCGTTTGCGAGCGCCTTCAGCGCGGACGACCCGGTAACCCTCGTCGTCAAGACCGGCGCGAAGGGTTTCGGCGCCGCACCGTACTACCCGGAAGTCGCCGTGGAAGGGCTGGCCGAATCGGTGATGGAAACAGCAGTCGAGCGCAGCGGGCACGAGGCGCCAGCAGTCTGCCTGATGCCGTTCGAACTCAACGGCCGAGGCATCGACCTGCTGCACGAAATCGGCGACTGCTACGTTTCACTCGCACATGGCGAGGGCTGGTCGCTTGGTGCGTTCGATGCCGCCACGCGTGGCACGCCGGTCGTGATGACGGGCTGGGGCGGCCATGCGGATTTCCTCGGCAGCGACTGGCCGGGCGCCGTGCGCGGCGGCCTGACCAACGTGCCGGTGTTCCCGCCGCATCGGCCGTCCCTGTGGCCACCACAGCGCTGGGCGGTCGCGAACCTTGATCATGCGATCGAACAGATGCGGCTGGCCGTCACCATGCCTGAGGAATGGCGCACCGCGGCGGCGCGCATCGCACAAGACATCACGAACCGTTTCGCCGAACCGCAGGTCACCCGCGGTTTTCTCGCCGCGATTCGTGGCTGA